A region of the Maniola jurtina chromosome 11, ilManJurt1.1, whole genome shotgun sequence genome:
acaaattcTTCCTCAGGAAGCTTTTGCGAGGACTGGACTTGTGAACCTTCAACGAGTGTATTTACGTAGTTGTAATATAGGTCAAATAAACGACCATGCATTTAAGGGCTTAACCAATTTAGTTGAGCTGGACCTCTCTCACAATTTACTCACTCAAATACCTTCGAACAGCTTCAAGGATGCTCCTTTTCTTAGAGATCTTACGCTGGCCAGCAATCcaattttaaagttacattCAGACGCTCTCAGCAATCTAGGAAGCGTAGTTAAGCTCGATTTATCAGGATGTGATATTAGAGATATAGCAGCAGATGTGTTTAGGAATTTACACTCATTAGAATCTCTGAAATTGAACGGTAATAATTTGCGAGATCTTCCTTTGACTTCCTTGGAGAAAGTTGAAAAACTAAGAGTTATTGATTTGTCTGATAATCCTTGGATCTGTGACTGCCGGCTTCGCGATCTAAAAATGTGGCTGTcgaaacataaattattttctacgcCTAGTTGTGCGTCACCAAGTCGTTTAGCAAATAAGCCGTTTTCGGAGTTGTCTCTTGAAGAGTTCGCCTGTAAGCCAGAAATTTTACCTGTAAGCAGACATGTGGAGGCAACTGTAGGTGAAAATGCAACCATTGTATGTAGAACAGAGGCCATGCCGAGTGCAAATATCAACTGGTACTGGAACGGGCGTTTGTTACAAAATGGAACCAGTTTTAATTCAcaccaaaaaatatatattttagaaGCAGGTGAAGTTAAAAAGAAATCAACACTTATTCTTACCAACACACAAGAATCTGATTCAACTGAGTTTTACTGTGTTGCTGAAAATAAAGGAGGGAATGTGGAAGCTAACTTTACCGTTCACGTCACTCAAATGGCTGCTGGAATGGCGTCTTTAGGAAGCGCTCAAATAGCAAGTCTCGGAGCGGCTTTGTTTTTGGTTATAATTGTAATCTCGCTTGGTTTACTAATAACTTTTGTGAGATTTCGGCCAGCACCTGCATGTGAAAGTAAAACTCCAAACACTTTAGATAGAGTCGTTTCGGGAAATGAGGTTCACCCAACAGTCACTGATAGACCGCATGTAGCTGTTTTGGCTAATAGACAAGACTCTCCAAACTACGACGATGCCAAATGTAACCCAGTTTTAAAACCACCGAGGACAAGTGACATACCTTACACGACAAATCACTACGAGGGTCGGGGAAGCTTGGTCACAACGGGAGGACCAGTCGTAGTTTCTCCGACTGTATCCGGAGGAATCGACCCTGATCTCATTAACGATACAAGACCAGAAAGCGTCAATCGTCCAGGAAGTGGGGAATATGCTCGAGAGACCTCCGACTCTTTGTACCCATCTGGTCTTTGGGATCAAATAAAGATGAATCAAGCTAATAATTTGGCTCGAGCGATCAGTTCAGCGATACCTGCCTATTACAATGATCGAACACCAATAATAGAAAATAGTAGTGTAAGTGGATCGCAGGAAGAGTTGGGATATATGAGCCGGACATTTCCACGATCACATGCGATTTCCACTGCTAACGCTGGTCCAGTGGACGCCCCATACCCAGTGGATTATGGGCTACCAGTGGGTGGAGCACGCACACTGCGAGTGTGGCAGCGTGCTCCGCCAGTGCTTCCGCCAGTATCGGCTCTCAAACGAGTCCTTACAATCACGAGGCCATCTGACGACGGCTTCCAAGATGGCTGTGCTACTGATGTAtaggatgatgatgaatgttaCTATCTCTAAATGTGaatagtgtaaataaaatacctgTACGTCGTAAAATATCGTGTAATAgattttgtattataatataataatttatttatgtgtacttataataataataattattattaattagtggAAAGTTACATTGGGTCCTGATATGTAGGATCCACGACTGATTAGTTGAAAGAAGTAACAGTAAGTTATAACGTGATATGGAATGGTATTATATAAGATCGCCAAATGATTAATGTTATTCTGAATGTAATTTATCCTGAATGTTGAAATTCTGAATAGATGTTACATAACTAACTAATTACTCATAAAATTTAAAGTCTCAATATGACTACGAGAGCAAAATATCCAAAGAAATCCCTCTAAAGTAATATAATGATGTGTAGTGAAACACATTATTGTATTACATTTTACTAATGTAATGCACGGTAAATGTTATTTGATGTAAGATAATGTATGTGAATACTTTATGTTGAAAAAATAAGAGTTTTAGAGGTAAAAATGGGAGAGTAAATAAACAAGGCGATTATAAAACTGATGAAATGTGTATTAATATATCAAGTTACTAGTAACTAATACCTACGTCACTCCAATGACTTACATTAATTACTCTTTTCTTATTGAAATCATTCAATTACATGATATTTCGATTTTCGATGATAATAAGGAGGATCAGTTAGTTGATTAAACTTACTATAGTGAGATTTTCTCGTAATTTGCTGAACACTACTAGCAATGACCGGTGTAGGTTcaaatacctattaaaaaaaaatcggccaagtgcgagacagacttGCGcaacaagggttccgtactcgggtattttatccGAAATTggcacgagaaatcaaaaactattatgcataaaaataaataaaaatctgtattagaatAAGCATgcaaagcccttttatatgataccccacttggtatagttatcttactttaaaaaatgaaaatactaattattcagattttttttgttatgtaaccacaaaattcacggtttttggatttttcctttacttgcacTATAAgataaatttcatgattctaggtcaacgttaagtagcctataggttttcttgacatacacgacagacagacataaagaCATAAAGATagagacagcaaagtgatcccataacggttccgttttcacttttgagatacagaaccctgaaaccctaaaaattgatcgtttgtttatttaaactctttattgcacataaaaatagaatgtacaatgtacatgttATAGGTTTAGTAAGTATTCACTTTGtttcagtcaatttttttaaattttttttataggttAGATATCATTACGGTAAGCAATTTGAACGTTTGCAAGTATTTTATAGCATGGTAATTTCATAAGTAAGTATAggatataacattttttacttTCCAATAGTTACAAAAAGTCATTGTCTCCATTAGCAAACAGAAGAATATGCCGGTAAGTAACACTGAATTTAAtggtagaaataataaatattaggtactgCAGGCAGGAAATTACTACACCGTAAAAAGGCTTTCTCCATGACATATACCATGTGTGTCTGCGTGAAATTATAGGCCTTATTGTGAAAGGCATAAGATGTAAATGTTTGCACATACTAAGAGCCCACCTTGCGTTCATACTATTAAGAAAGACATTGACTCCGGAAGCTAAGGTAGATAAGACGTCCGTTCCTAGCATACATAAGAAAAGCGTTGTCCACATTTTTTATGTCCACAAcgtcaaataatttatcttTGCCTGAATAGGCAAGTTGTGAACGAAAGATAAGAAATGTTTAAATATTAGAAATGACTAATGAGAATTCTTTGTTATGTGCGCGTCCTTTCGGTAAAATCATTCTTGCGGATATTAAATATCAACTTACAAGCAACAAGCTGAGAGGAATGtaatatagtaggtaatacaataccaataggtaggtatacatggaatttgtataatattatagtttcaaGGTGATAATaaacttcttttattttttaaaagttcagataacattttttaaatagtaggtacctacttacattactGCACGAGGCCGGGAAGTAAGCGTTTTCTAGGACGTCTATAACACGAGGCCAGAAAGGCACTCCCGGTCGAAGCATGTATAAATAACGCTTTTCTTAAAAAACCTGACAGACTCAgacgaatcagactcgcgcaccgagggttccgtgctcagctattttttccgacattttgcacgataaatcaaaaactatattatgcataaaaagaaataaaaatctgtataagAATatacacgtaaagccctttcatatgataccccacttggtatagttatcttactttgaaaattgaaacacattttaattttttttaattcgcggttctcagatttattcccgtacttgtgctataatacctacctacctgccaaatttcatgattctaggtcaacgggaagtaccctatggatttcttgacagacacgacggacagacggacggacagacagacaagacaacatagtgatcctataagggttccgttttgccttttgaggtacggaaccctaaaaataaaacaagtaaatcataaaaaaaaaattgctaattCGGTCTCCGCTTTCAAAATATTAGGAAATGTGCAATGAAATTCCATACTAGAGCTCAAAGGATATATATTACAAATCCGAAGTCATTCTGTGTCGCCGTCTTGTGACAAGATCGCCTCGAATGGTAAATTACAAACAAACGGTACAAGTCAATCTCCGGCATAACGTGTTTTTTATAGGTATCAAAACAAAAGAAAAGTTAAACCTTGACCGAGCGGAGCGAGACAAAAACGATATTTTTCGGTTTCTCAGTGTTTCGCCTGGATTTCATAATACACAAAAGTTGTTTGTAAATAGGGTTTCATAAATTTTTTCTCATATTTATCACGTTAAAAATGTCTACTTCCAAActcttacttacttaattacgGCACTTACCAaataagtagatgatgcccgcaacttctttCAGGtgaatatagttttttttttgaaaattcggtaggaactttttgattttgcgggaaaaaactagcctatgtctaGCCCTGGGATAGCTATCGCTTTATTTAGATAGGatatgaaaagctagcaaacagaaagacacacaaacacttttttttgtttgttgggggaactttttgatttttaacccccgacccaaaaaggggtgttataagtttgacgtgtgtatctgtgtatctgtctgtggcatcgtagctcccaaactaatgaaccgattttaatttagtttttttttgtttgaaaggtggcttgatcgagagtgttcttagctatccaagaaaatcggttcaaccgtttgaaagttatcagctcttttctagttactgtaaccttcacttgtcgggggtgttgttaatttttaatttcacttGTCCAGAAtgaaaagtagtaggtatatgtcAGTCTCctaaatgcaagctatctctttaatGTTACTAATTGGGAAgaaataaatatgtacctataatatgaatatgttattgttactacactagcggcacgctatgatggccggtttgacacattacaatagtgatgtggaatgtcaatttattctcgaacaaaaaacaattaagttttgtttttgtacctgattaaataggtttaatacaagtgtaaattaaaaattttcaacacccccgacaaatcattttcaaataaataattatgtatatctaggcaacgtccatcttgacagcttgacattaaatttgtcaattgacacttgaatattatgaacctaagggttatctaaccttcttttctacaagaaaactagaaaatagctgataacttttaaacggctgaaccaatttttttggattatagctaagaacactctcgatcaagccacctttcaaacaaaaaaaactaaattaaaatcggttcattcgtttaggcgctacgatgccacagacagatacacagatacacagatacacagatacacagacacacagacacacagatacacagatacacacgtcaaacttataacacccctctttttgggtcgggggttaaaaacaaaaatgtatatgtttatttaatttatttgaacgaactgaatatttgaacgaaaatgaatatacatactttatatgcacacaagaaacatatgaatacaaaagataccaaaaaaggtgccacaaaaggccataattaatcagattcgtccatactactattttcactgtcgtcactgctatcatcacatacattaataattatatgttcgttttctataatattatctattttcacatctctttcataatcttcccttattaatttaacagttctattcacaaccttttcccagtctcctttagtcacatgttcacaagcttcttctaataattttagcattttttttgtggtaaatgggggttctgtattgtgtcttgcagcatatcccttaatttgagcccacaccaactcaatcgcattatactcacaatggtaaggcggtaaccgtataactctgtgcccatgttctaatgctatttcgtcaatgacgtatcggatcttggttggtttgttttcttttaaaagacgtactaattccgcttttaacatattcatgtttgcatctacgccatttttacgaagccatgcgacgatatcagctttcttttgggattgggcaggtggcttgtcaatttgcatcgagtggtatggggcgttgtccataattataatagatggttcagggaggctacacaacattgaggtaaaccattcagtaaacttttctccattcatgtcttcatgatagtctccagtggtttttgacgcaaaagccatgagagaaccttcgacaaacccgttgatggttccggcgtgacaaattataagtcgcgatccttttcctacaggaactttggaagtagatgctgctgtgtcatcgttccaagaacggcctacagtatggttagcattaagccatgtttcatccaagaacacaacattttgccaatttttgatttctttcacttgccgtaaaaaagtataccttgccatcgctatatcaaatctttccatcaatattttgcgtttgttacattttttgtatcgaaatccaatggtcttcaaaatcttcgttaaagaactttccccaccgaagaataatccagcttccttcagtgaatgcaccaacttttttcttgttggatactccttctgtaaatagtagccgtaaacatgtcttcggatagcatcggcatcaaagctatcgatgcctacgactggttttgctcgttttctcttttttggtgtgtgaagtttattttcttctgtgccagtctcgccatatttttttttagttatccgtctaacagttcgttgtccaatattaagcgcatcagctacgcgttcaaccactgacgttataggtaaaattggccctccattttgagcttcacgatcgaaatagttacgaaggcgtattacgaactcacgtgtctgactatttagaacagttctctgcgtacgttcggtcatatcgacgaaatccacaacaaagggcttgaacagagtccaaattaacgagcaagggtcaacagtaatgcagtatcaatatttgaaatccaaagccaggtcaaaactatatcacaatagcattgcactgacagtttatacttttcgaagcaacgtcaattcgaaactgctttgttttgcattgagcattgacgcgagtttgccggaggtagtagttgtgctagccagcgatcctatgtgacgatcgtattagattccatttttaaaaatttattgatatttttttgcgatttcagaggtttgtccacatagtgaaaattgttcatattcacaagtacattcaccccttaaatggtgcaaactgatttttctacacttgtatacatttaagaaatcaatttaataaataaattttgagtcctaaacctaaaactacattcgataaaatttatgaatctctgcacatcactatcgtcaataaagtaatacaattatttccttcaaagtcgttatcaattaatacggaacttcatgagcggacaaacgtcaaaccggccatcatagcgtgccgctagtttaagcTATGTATTACATTATcagccaaacgcggcggccggggcgctacgtacctttttctcgaagtgtttcgccgtattttcgacccatcataacttcggtctggatgacgctagaaagctgaaattttcagtataaagtatcctcagcaaatttaccaaatataccaaatatcaaatatctagcttttatggttacagatttattgatacctaaaatacgccgatttcgtccctcactgatgatcatcaaaacctctactcaaaacctctaaggtacttcccgaagtcctagaagactgaaatttggtatgtagactagaaattgcatacaaactacaggaaaattaagactttggaaatgccccccctctacgcctcttatgagaaaagcaaatctgtaaattctgtcgctagaatgctgatattttcaggataagatgtccttggcagatttattaaacgcactgaatatcaattgtctagcttttataatttcagatttattgacagtcaaacttctagtctgtaattctagggcacttcccgaagtcctagaagactgaaatttggtatgtcgactaaaaattgcatacaaactacaggaaaattaagactttggaaattccccccctctacgccacttatgagaaaagcaaatctgtaaattctgtcgctagaatgctgatattttcaggataagatgtccttggcagatttattaaacgcactgagtatcaattgtctagcttttatagtttcaggtttattgacagtcaaacttctagtctgtaattctagggcacttcccgaagtcctagaagactgaaatttggtatgtagactagaaattgcatacaaactacaggaaaattaagactttggaaatgccccccctctacgcctcttatgagaaaagcaaatctgtaaattctgtcgctagaatgctgatattttcaggataagatgtccttggcagacttattaaacgcactgagtatcaattgtctagcttttatagtttcagatttatcgacattcaaaacctctagtcacaaattctagggtactttctgaagttctagaagactgaaatttggcattaagtaggaatttcaacaattatgaacaacagataaattaagaaatcgggtcccccttcatcccctcgtatatgagatgcatattctgtaaaatctgttgctcgaattctaaagttttcaggataagatgtccttggcagatttatcaaacgtactaagtatctgtgtttcctgaagtcctaaaagactgaaatttggtatatctgcttcaaaaatgagttgcaagattccacccgaacaaacatatttacatacgagtacattgcaagttgaataaaagcttttaaaaaaagaggtaacgatagagagtgggccatgaaaatgatgtacctacaaaaaatagatccaaaaaaatctagggcacctgccaaaaagaaatgaaatcccaccaaaaacatttcatgtaaaaaggtagccaagactcacaagttcataatgttttcactgttaaaaagttatgagatctctagtagagccaagcccctagctgagcttagatttgtgctggccatgggacctatcccaagtccaaagtaatatagctcttaaatgttcttgactgtatcaaatttataacaataaataacaaatcactctacttacaagctctgattctacaaaccctatatcttggtaaaaaaagtacggcttggccgtttacagttcgtggattttttatctgaaatgacatctaagcccggaattgcttctgcgaccatcacgaagtacaatacaaattagtaattgtcaaacaaactattccttaaggccttaaaatatgttatgtcatgtaatagttttacgaacattaaacggccaagccgtcctttttttaccaagatgtagggtttgtagaatcagagcttgtaagtagagtgatttgttatttattgttataaatttgatacagtcaagaacatttaagagctatattactttggacttgggataggtcccatggccagcacaaatctaagctcagctaggggcttggctctactagagatctcataactttttaacagtgaaaacattatgaacttgtgagtcttggctacctttttacatgaaatgtttttggtgggatttattattttaccgtTACCCGTTGAGCAGTTCCATTTTCTATCTCCGAAATTATTCATGATATTTTCACCTTTACATGAAATTAACCTAACAGTACAATACAACCTTtggaaagaaaaaagaattacgaaaatccataataatatgtaagtctatgtgaaaatcagttcagaatTGACGGAaaacatcatcataatcaattaACGTATAAATTTTAATCCCGTAGTAGCCCAAACGAACCCTATTTTTTTGGGGTAACACTATCCTTAGCTATAAGTTTGCCAAATTTGTGTTCAAAATCCGTTCAGTGTTTCAGCGTGAAGCATGCACCAGACAGACataaatggaaaaaaaaatttttgggctctaatcacactatcacactaatattataaaggcgaaagtttgtatgtgtgtgtgtgtgtgtgtgtgtgtgtgtgtgtgtgtatgtttgttactccttcacgcgaaaactactggacggattgggctgaaatttagaatggagatagattataccctggattagcacataggctactttttatcccggaaaatcaaaaagttcccacgggaatttcaaaaacctacatccacgcgaacgaagtcgcgggtatcagctagtatcaacATAAAAAAGCTGTCTTCGATTAaacattacaaaatatatttaatgtgcATTAATCGTCCAGACACAGTTTtattttgagtaggtatatgGATTGGCTGAACTACAGACTGTCGTGTCTTGTTTGTGTTCTAGGCCTAAGTAAAGCTTTATGCAGTGTAGGACGTGCCGCGTTTAGAAGGCATGACATAAAGTGCACTCGGCACTGAAGGCCACAAGTTTATGGTCGAGCCGAATATTCCCAGGTGCTAGTGCTTTTCCGAGATTGTTTTCGGTAATAAAACCGACATTTTAAGTTATTACGAGAGCTTTCATTCTAATGACACAAACACAATAGATGATACTATGGTTCTTATATTCTTGATACGTTCTGTTGGGTGTAGGGTAGGCGTTATCTACAAGTTTTTTACGGTAGCGGCTAACCAGTGGTATTTTGATTTCAATACTTACCGATTTTGATTTCtacgatattttatttttaaagctcgaTTTTATGGGTAGCTATGAAACTCGGTTGGTCGGCGGATGTGAGCGCAGCGTCGCAACTCGCTAACCAAACGCCGCAAACTCATTTTCTAGCATAGAGGTTTGTTATTGTTCGGCTATGATAAACCATTGCTCAATTTATCGGAAACACACCGGGAGGTGTACAGAGAGAGATAGAGCGCATTGCTAGTGGCACTATGACTAGTGGAAGTGTCAGCGTTTATGTTTGGTCATTGGCAGCACCGCGCCGCGCGGCCCGAACAAACTCGGCGCCCTAGGCGAATTACAGGACTCGTCCcccttaaaacaaaaacaacaaaataaaatcaaacgACCATTCGAACAGTTACGGGGACgctaaattttttattcttcAGGACAGGACGCCTATAAGCTTGCGTCGGTTTTAAAGATATTTCGAAGCGTGCGTGaaatttttcctgaattttACAGAAACGATAAAAACACTATACTTAAAAGCAAACAGAAATCAGATTTAGatattgaataatattttgAGCGAGCAAGCTTGATAagccaattaattattattcgtcCTAAGAAAGACGCTGTTCCGGCACCCTCGCCATGTCGCCTCCCAAATCTAGCGCCCTAGACCGTCGTCGCTCGCCTTACGAcctattatgtatctaagcgGTGCTGCCACGCACCgcttatatacataatatgaatagaataaagtagatttttattcaagtagacttttacaagtgcttttgaatcgttaaaataatttaccactggttcggaatgccgttcc
Encoded here:
- the LOC123869804 gene encoding leucine-rich repeat-containing protein 24, encoding MKWLMVVVTMMVSKTITAGIAPPGSCPAVCVCKWKGGKQTVECVDRALITVPEPVDPATQVLDLSGNNLQILPQEAFARTGLVNLQRVYLRSCNIGQINDHAFKGLTNLVELDLSHNLLTQIPSNSFKDAPFLRDLTLASNPILKLHSDALSNLGSVVKLDLSGCDIRDIAADVFRNLHSLESLKLNGNNLRDLPLTSLEKVEKLRVIDLSDNPWICDCRLRDLKMWLSKHKLFSTPSCASPSRLANKPFSELSLEEFACKPEILPVSRHVEATVGENATIVCRTEAMPSANINWYWNGRLLQNGTSFNSHQKIYILEAGEVKKKSTLILTNTQESDSTEFYCVAENKGGNVEANFTVHVTQMAAGMASLGSAQIASLGAALFLVIIVISLGLLITFVRFRPAPACESKTPNTLDRVVSGNEVHPTVTDRPHVAVLANRQDSPNYDDAKCNPVLKPPRTSDIPYTTNHYEGRGSLVTTGGPVVVSPTVSGGIDPDLINDTRPESVNRPGSGEYARETSDSLYPSGLWDQIKMNQANNLARAISSAIPAYYNDRTPIIENSSVSGSQEELGYMSRTFPRSHAISTANAGPVDAPYPVDYGLPVGGARTLRVWQRAPPVLPPVSALKRVLTITRPSDDGFQDGCATDV